The genomic window ACCAGCCTTAAATGTTAAGGACCAAAGTGCGGTCCTTACCAGGTTATTGGGTTATTGATTAGTTTGGTACATCAAGTGACTTTTGGTGAATTTGGGGTTGGGTGGCCTTGATTGCGCTTAATAGACCAACAGGCTCATTCTGATACCTGAATAGAGACTGAAATTAACCCTAATTGATTTTAATCGATTTATTGTTACATAAAAAtgggattaaaggcagtggacactattggtaattactcacaacaatgattagcataaaaccttacttggtaacgagtaatggggagaggttggtaatggtagtataaaacattgtgagaaacgtatcCCTCTCTGAActtgagtagttttcgagaaagaaataattttccacgaatttgatttcgagacctcagattagaaTTGTAAGCTCTCGAaacaaagcatctgaaagcacacaacttcgtgtgacaagggtgttttttctttcatttatatctcgcaacttcgacgaccgattgagctcaatgttttacaggtttgttattttacgtgtatgttgagatacacaaagtgagaagactggtctttgacaattaccaatagtgtccagtgtctttaagctaaaTCAATTGCAACTGACTCACATGTGCCCATTTACCCCATGGGTGAAGAAGCATTATggttaggacacaagtgtgtcatggcctggattcgaacctacatCCTGATGATTAAGtaaccagaacttgagtctgtgGCACTAAACCGCTCGGTCACGACCTGGAGCACATTACCACGTGACGATCGAGCCACTGCCTGTTGACTGTGATTCTAGGTAAAATTTGCAAATGGACGGGGGTTGACCTAGACTTGAGGCCACTCTCTGTCGTTATTCACTAGCCTTGAGGTGTAACGTTAAATGTTCATACTTCTGCCACTGTTGCTAATTTCGGATACCGCCTCATTACCCTGTGTTTTTGTACATTGCAGATTTGATTAGAGTAGCAGTAGCTTCAGGGCACGATGACGTCATTTTACGCCCAGTTGCCCCGTCTTCCGCCCAGAAAGGCACCCAAAGCAACCCCTCTCGTAGACGCCAACTCAGAGGCGCGCTTTTCGGCACCACCCCTCGATTTATCCTTCAAACACATCGGAAGCCTGGACATTGACCTATCAGCGTGGAGCGACGAACCACGTGTCAACTCCAAGGGTCTACGCAAGACCAAAGACGACAAGTACGCATGCGTGTCACTCAAGCTTAACAACAACTTGATCCGTGAGTGGAAAGGGTTCCAGACTTTTCTGACGTCACTCATCGACAATCCAACTGAACTGAACTGGCTGGACATGTCCTTTAACTACATAGACACTGTCGATGACGTCATTCTGAAATACCCGAATCTGAAGATTCTGTATCTCCACGGTAACAGCATCGAGAACTTAAAGGAGCTGGATAAGCTCGCCGGATTGCCGAAACTCATGAGTTTGACTCTTCACGGGAACCCGGTGGACAGTGAAAAGGGTTACCGTCATTATGTAGTAAACAAGATCCCTCAATTGAGGGCGCTAGACTTCAGCCGCGTGACGAAGGCAGAGAGGGAGACGGCCAAGACGATGGTGAGCTTGATGGGCTTCGGGAGGAAACGTGAGAAACGACGGAAAAGACCACAAACATACTTCTGAAGATAGTGATGAACATAAAAATAGACTTGGAACTGAAATGTGGTGATCGACAAAAGGgtcgtatccgaattggcggtgtcccagggaaatctgtccgccGTAGATTCTGTTTCCCATGGGAAATTAACGTGGGctggaggaggattcaaaagagggcgctatcacaagaaGTTTCCACACAGTTCACCGtatgggggaccgaatctccggccTGACAGGATTTACTTGGACACCGTCTTCCTCACCATCACTGCGATTGTTTATAAGGGTTTCGGGCTAAGGACGTCAAGATatgatgacgcggcgatccAGCTGTAGCCGTAACCGTAAATGTTGAACAACATACGTCCAAGGGATTCTGCAACTTACTTATTTCCAAAGAGAATGTCACATGAAACCAACATCCTCATTTAGGTGACATTAATTGTGAGGAGGGACAGAGAGAGACACATaactatttattatttcttttggCAAAAATTAATGTTACCTGgaatttttcattattttaaacaattttgaaaaatttgatgGAACTGCAACGTCTGCTCATGTATCCAATTCTAGTCTTGGATAAATTTTCTATTAAAAGAAAGGGTTTTATATTTATGTTTAAGAGTTTGCTtgaagttaagaagagtttcaaaaagagttaatCATTGAAACGTACAGTTGTATAATGTAGTCATTAATTTACGTAAAAATAAATTCCAGTTAAGGCGCACGTTGCCTTCGGATTGGGCGCTTTGTTTTGGATGTTAGGAAGagtttcaaaaagagttaatCATTGAAACGTACAGTTGTATCATGTAGTCGttaatttacataaaataaattccAGTTAAGGCGCACGTTGCCTTCGGATTGGGTGCTTTGTTTGGGATGTACAAAGCGCTCGTTATAAAAATGACTCCAGCACTCACATGCAGATACTCAGAGCatactggtcgaaacgtcgagtcgTTAACTACCTGTTATTTTCAgaaaaccaacactactcaaaagagatattgaCATAAGTTACCGTAAAACACTATTAGcattaaaattaataatgttaacaagatattaattttggttcttacccatacaccgatatgtgtttgcactgtatactcagtactttcccgagtcctgtgaaaaaaatatcacaggcatgttactcgggtgggaaaaaaaaaaaaacattgttgcacaaaactatgtgctttcagatgcctgaaaagggATTCAGGCCGGAAGTCTCTTTcgagttcaaatattttagtgggaaattaactctttctcaaaaactacgttttacttcagacggagtcatttcctacaatgttttatactaccaatatctctccgttgcttgttatatcagttgttgtttttttagtcGTTATCAAAGGAGTGttaaagtgcctttaaaggcagaggacactattagtaattactcaaaataagtattatcatcaaacctttcttgattacgagtaatagggagaggttgttagtataaaacatcctgagaaacagctccctctgaagtgacgtagttttctgaaagcacacaactttgtgtgaccagggtgttttttttttctttcattaatatctcgcaacttcgacaaccgattgagctcaaattttcacaggtttgttattttatgcattatgttgagatacaccaagtgagccgactgttttttgacaattaccaatagtgtccagtgcctttaaagtgcctttaagtcaaagTAATGGGGTATACCCAAGTAAACAATATATCTGATATTGAGTTCAAAGTGTACAATGCAAAAGTCATCAGCTTATGTTTACCACCTATACAATAAGCAGACTAAACATCGCTGCCACTGTTGAATGATTCACATTCGACTCGGGACATAAATGCGCTTACCAATGTAAGACTGCAAACTGGTTTGGCATAAcacaaaaagaagctaagcacaacacaagGTTTATTCTTAGAATAATGTTGCCAGCCGAAATGCCATAATGCTATTTGCGCGTATTGTGCTGTTTGATTGTGTATAAAATAgtcaaataaagaaagaaagaaagaacacaatAAAGAAATacatatgaataaataaataaataatctcaAATAAATGTATCTTGATTGTTTATTAACCTTTCCAATGCGTCCACTATTTTACAATACTATTTTGCAATACTACAACATAattctcagaattagattttgaagtctcgaaatcaatcatctgaaagcacacagtcgtgtgacaagggtgttttttccattactatctcgtaacttcgacgaccaattgagctgaaattttcacaggtttgttattttgtgcatatgttgagaaacaccaagtgagaagactggtctttgacaattaccaatggtgtcaagtgtctttaatagaGTTGATTAtccagtaatgtttctcaaaagcaATTCAATATACTTGGCATGACTTGAACGACACAGATACAGATTGAGATATAGTGCCATACTAGTTTCCGTCTCGTAAAAAAAGTTCCCAAAAGACAAAATTCCCTTCAAGTATAGACGTTCTAGTGGGTAGGCATACCTCTGATCCCGGATATTGAAAAGTAACTGTGCATGAAGTTCAATAAATTGAAAGCTACACATTGCACAGTATGCATGGCGAATACAGGGATAGCACCACATGAAGTTTATGAATACTTGACACTTGACGGTAGTCGTGCGGGTCGTTTATTGCACTCATGAAACAGCCGATACGAGACTGACGTCCGAATCAAAGCATTATTTACAAGAGCGTGGGGTTGAACGATGTACTATGTGAACGTTGCCATAGCCCccaatgtaattattattaatcattAACCCTCAAAAATCGAGATAATTCTTTCTCGTGAAACAAAATTGTCAGTTTGTAAAGTGTGTTGTGTGCGACCgattatgtaaaaataaaaatccaaaCGTTGATTTTCAACTTGCCCTGCGAGATATACTGTAGTCTACTTTTTACCGGCGGCCAGGCAATCCTAACACAGACCAACCCTCACTCGAAAGGTATGTAGCTTCATTAATGTATTTATAAAATGTTGTCATTCGTTTTTTACTCTTATTTGTCTGGGGCAAAGTGCAAACGGTTAAACCAGTTTAAGAGGCACTGAATAATTATATTCCACACATAATAATATGTCAGCGTAAAGGTACATTGTTTAAAACAGCTAGATACCTGACTACATTGTCGTGTGGCCGAAAAATGGGAATCTACCGAAAAGCTACCGGAGAAAGATTGCaagcaattgtttttaaattgctcagtaTTGTTTAATTAGGCCTAGCTCTATTACTTTTAACCATTTATTATGTAAAGCGTCTCGTGGCCATGTTTTTtggggttaaagacactggacactatgtgtaattgtcaaagaccagtcttttcacttggtgtatctcaacatgttatacacataacaaccctgtgaaaaattgagctcaattggttgtcgaagttacaagataataatgaaaaaagaaacacccttgtcacaggaagttatgtgctttcagatgcttgatttcgagccctcacattctaaatctgaggtctcgaaatcaagttcgtggaaaagtacttctttctcgaaaacaacgtcacttcagagggagccgtttctcacaatgttttatactatcaacctctcctcattactcgttaccaagtaaggttttatgctagtaattagtTTGATTGATTACCAAcagtctccactgcctttaatggcttCGAATTGAAGccatttgttattaatattattccaTGTATTTCACATCGTTCAAAGGAAATTTAACgtttcctttgtgccggtattTTCACCAAGCGCCGCCTCTTGTAAGAATGTGCAAAATCCACATGCAGTTTGATGGTTCACAATGATAGACTATGTTGTTCTGGAGGCTTTTTTGTATTGGAAAATG from Asterias amurensis chromosome 17, ASM3211899v1 includes these protein-coding regions:
- the LOC139950165 gene encoding leucine-rich repeat-containing protein 51-like; this translates as MTSFYAQLPRLPPRKAPKATPLVDANSEARFSAPPLDLSFKHIGSLDIDLSAWSDEPRVNSKGLRKTKDDKYACVSLKLNNNLIREWKGFQTFLTSLIDNPTELNWLDMSFNYIDTVDDVILKYPNLKILYLHGNSIENLKELDKLAGLPKLMSLTLHGNPVDSEKGYRHYVVNKIPQLRALDFSRVTKAERETAKTMVSLMGFGRKREKRRKRPQTYF